The following DNA comes from Saccharomyces cerevisiae S288C chromosome XIII, complete sequence.
TACAGTGGTATATTTATTATCACAAAATGGTTCTTCTTCAATCCCCAATTCTTGGCCAATCTTTAAAAGTGAGAGCAAAAGTGATGGGTCTTTGTTAGACATACATTCTAGGAAAAGTGTGAAGGCCGAGTTTGgcatatttttgaataatggAATCATAATATACAGATTAATGGATTTGGTGTATTGTTTGTCGTGAATGTACTTTAAAGCACAACTTTTCCATAATTGTATCCATTCTTGTACAAAAGACTCgttctttttgaaatgcTTTTCGTAAATGTTTAACAGCAAACTAACAATGCATTTACCTACCGAATTTGCTAGCAAATCAGAGTTcattaatgaaaaagagTTATCGATGAAATGaggctttttttctataatataataaagGTCAAAATCAGAAGAAAGGGCATCAATCAAGTAATACTGAACACGCAACGTAGATGGTACTTCTAATATTTCATTCATCcaattaaataaaacatcCTTCAAGGTTGACATAGGATATGTGATTTTCAATAAGTTCAGTAGTTTACTGAATAAATCTCTCAAGGCATTCATCAGTGGGGCTCCACCATCAGCCCAAAAGTCAAGAACATattcaaagataatatttgCATTCGCTTCAGTTAAGAGTTGCTCTTTTACCGCCGATAAAAATTCTTGAGagtcaatttttttgcttgCAATTATTTGATGGCTCCTTAGTAAACAGATCGAAAAGGTATCTGGAAAAATTAACCTTGTGGACTCATTTAAGTTCGGTAATCCGTCCTTGATATACTGTATTAAATACCTGAAATCATGCTCAATCTGAGTTAAAACAGCATccttattttcattgttgatCTTTGCTGGATTATTAGCAATCAAGAATTCTTTGACACGGAAAAGCTCGATTTCCTGACTTGAAAATTGCACATCCGTagtcattttttgaaactttcAGTATGAAGTAATGTGTACCTCGGGAAGCTCACAATAGTATTGTCATTTTCCTGCGATGAGCATTTTCtggtaaaaatttattttaacttttcattttcttttcagtctaaaaaagtaaattttCGATGGAAAAAACGGAAGCACTCATGAGTGACAATAAACAGCATCGAAAGAAAAGGTAATAAATTAAAAACGATGAATGGATAAAACGTATTCGCAACGTGCTCTTTGCTCAAATTTCTCGTGcgagaaaatttttattacGTCTCCTTAACGTCCGCTTGAAAGAAACCCTAGAAGGAAGATTAAACGACTTCTTGAggtatttcatttttattctttttttgatatctatatataaGTATTTCGATatagtaaaaagaaaaccctTTCCTATGATGgactaaaaaatataattataaataaattatGAATAGTTGACGCATTAGAAGATATTGAGGACACTTGTTCGGCCTAAATTAAATGTCATCAATATCAagttcttcatcttcaccttcctcatcatcttcatcagcGTTACCAAATTCAAAGTTAACGTCTTCATCAGATTCGAAACCAAAGTTGTCTgtttcattaattttggCGTTTTCAGGAAGTTCACCTTGGTTTTTCAGTGTTCTGGCTTCATCTAAATTATATTTGTGGACAACATCACATTGGTCATCTTGGAAATCTCTTAAGGAAACAAGAATAATATCACCTTGTCCCATCCAGACTTTCTTTCTTAACTTACCTCTAATATGGGCCATTCTCTTATTACCATCAAAGCAACTGGCTTCGACTCTTCCATTACCCAACATCTTGGTGATTTGAGCATATTCTTGGCCTTCTTCCTTATAAATAAGTTCACGCTTTGGACCGTCAGAGTCGTTCTTACCTCTTCTACCTTTTTTACCACCTTTAGTGTTTTTCTTACCCATGATGAACTTTGCTCTATATTACACTAGTGCTTTTGCAAGTACACCTTCTACATAAGTAAAGGTTTCTTTCAGCAAACTAAAATTGAagcttttttcaatttttcactaTTACTTCTTGCGgcgaaaacaaaaatgaaaaaaaagtgaaaaatagCGTTCGTGTATAATGATTATTATAAGATCTCATTAACAATATGAGAAATAACCCACATTGTTAGTTGAAACTTGTTTGTAATTTATCGTGCtgtatatacatatatacgTAAAAGGAAGATCGtacttttatatttataatCGCTCGTAAAAACTATAACTGAAGAATAAGAAAGAGAACATTTTGAAAGTACAGGAGGGAAAATGATCGCTTAGGCGGCTGTCAAGTCATGAAGGATGGTAAAAAGTTCATTGACACCATTGATATGTTCCTTGGCATAAGTGGATCTTGAGCTACCGTAAAGAATGGTGTAACCAAATTTTAGattgttcttttcaacCTCTTGCTTCACTAATTTAAATAATGGTTCAATAATAGGTGATGTCGAACCGGAAACGCAAACGAAATCTACCTGGTTTTGGAAATGCTTCTTATTATTACCGACGGACATCGAAGAGGATGTTCTTGATAGAGATATTCTGCTATTGTCAGTAGGACTGACGCCACTGttgtaaaatttcatcaaaaactCAGCGGCGGCTAAGGCTAGCCCCGTTTGTTGAACGAAGACAATATCCTTATGCACATAAGCGTGAATATCCCTGTCATCAAATAAGGTGTTTATGTGCGTAATGGCTTCCCCAATAACAGTTGGGACTCGATCTTGATCATCAGCGTTTTCTGTATGGAATCTGATCATAGAATCAGCGATTTTGTAGTATGAACCAGGTAACCTCTCGACTTTCTCGTCAAAGATCTTTGCCACCTCTTTCATCCAATCAAGCTCTTCCACGATGTTGTACCACGACCCATTAACTCTTACGTAGGCACCATTCTCCGCTATCAATCCGATGTTTAGAACACCATTGTATAAGCTTTCGAATGTATTCTTTGTAAATGAACTCAAAACGTAAACTATATTATTTGAACTCAATTCACTTAGCAAGGATAGCATTCTGGACGTTGGAGGTTCTGAAATCTTGAAGATAAATAAATGCTTTTTGGAGGCTTTGTAATCAGCACAGAATTTTTCTGGAgccaaattgaaaacagTAGACGTTTCTTGGTTGGACTCCCAAGCATTATTTATGTATTCGAAGCACTTTGTAATCCAATTATCCGAATCATGTTCAATAACAgatttgaataattttttccacCTACgccttttttcttctggaGACATTTCTAAACTTCTCTTGATACTTTGTGCTACATGATTTATATCCCATGGGTTTATTAAGATGGCACCTTCCTTTAGGACAGAAGAACTACCAGTGAATTCAGATAATAATAGAGGCGCATTTTTTTCGAATGAACTGACAATGAACTCATGACATGTTAAATTCATACCTTCTCTCAGCGCATCCACAAGGAAAACGTCAGCTTCACAATTCAATGCCAAATATTGAGCAAAATCTAAATCTTGATGCAAAAAGACCACTGGTTGAGAGATACTGATGTTCGAAGACAAAGAATTGATTCTATCAACGACAACCATAATTTGACGTTCGTACTCAGGATCGGAACTCTTACCGATGCAGATTTGGATCAAAACAACTTTTTCGATGTATTCAGGGTTTTCTATCAAAAACCTCTCGTAGgctaacatttttttctgaagacCTCTAATTCTGTCAAATTGATCGCGACAAACAATCAGTTTTTTATTACGCCATCTTTCTTTAATTAATTGGCGCCATTCAAGTACAGAACCATTTCTCAACTGCGATGTCAAATGGTAATAATCAATACCAATTGGCGCATACATCACGGAAACAATATTGCAATGGTATTTGACTTCATCATTAGAGACATCCGCAGCAAGCAATCTGTTACAAGTTTGTAGGAAATGTCTTTTGTATTCTTTAGTTTGAAACCCAACAAAGTTTGCACCAATAATACCTTCAAGAATCCTTTCTCTGTTAGCAAGGCATCTGAAGACCTCACTACTTGGAAATGATACGTGTAAGAAAAATCCAATCTTAGCTTTAGGCAGTTTCTCTCTCACCATTTGTGGGACAAGCATCAAATGATAATCATGGATCCAAATTGTGTCGCCAGGTTTGTAAACGGAAACTATCCTATCAGAAAACTTTTGATTCACTTTTTGATAGTAGTCCCAAGAATGGTCTTCAAAAGCCTTTGAATTTGGATTATCTGgaatttgataatgtaGAGTGGGCCATAAAATCTGTTTGGCGTAGTTCTTATAAGCACCCTTAAAAGTAATATCGTCCGTGACCActggaaaagaagaaaaatccTGTtctaatttctttgaaatcttATGGCAAACTTCGTGAGGAAGTTCGTCAGTAGGGATTCCCATTGTACCTACCCAGGAAACAGGTTCTTTCACTGTCTTTTCAGCAACTGCAATATTAACtgcatttttcaaggaTCCGTTCCCTTTGTCACTGTCGACTATTGTCCATGGCAAATGTTTGAATAGCTCATACGAGTTTCTCATTAGAGATGCTCTTAACTTTGCGTTATTGGAATAGCCACCAAATTTTGGGACGTTGTATTTCTTAGTAGCATCGGTCTCCAAATCAGAATCAATGTCATCCTCACTATCAGTGTCTTCGATAAAGTTATCCTGAAATTGCTGTGAGTACCTGAGATTAGAACTCGAAGAAGCAATGGAAGAGTCTCCAGCGGTGCTTCCGGAAACTCTTTTCATGGAAGGCAAGGAGGCTTGCTGTTGAAACTCTTCTCTAACTTTTGCGACATCTACAACAGCAGGATCGACATCTGGAACGCTTTTAGAGACGGGAGTGATTACAGCACTCTTGGATGAGCTTCTGACCCTGGGTGGATGTGAATCAAATGACAAATTGGGATTTTTCATAAGGCTGGAGCTCAAATCGTTGTGGTGAGCCGATGAACGACTAGCAGAAATAGACGAAGCAGAAGCTTCCTGGGAGGGAGAACAGACTCTAGCAGACGGAGCAGAAAAGAATTCCTCGACTGAAGGCCGCTGGGCAGTTGAGCCAGAAGAAACTGGGTTATTAGCTGGCGGAATACCAGAGTTTGCTGCATGAGTGGCATTGGCAGTCAGCTCTTCCAGGAATTGCTCTGAGGAAAGCATTTCCATCTCATTATGATAGTTAACTCCCGTAGCAGGAGAGCCCACATTGGCCCTTTGTAAGGGTTCACCGTTAATTTGCGCCTCCTGAGGTAAGCCAATATAATGAGAGCTTGCCGAAGTTACAGAACTGCTTCTTTCTTGCTTGTTGTTGCTCAATTCCTGGTTGTTGCAGTCTACCTTGATCATACTTGATTCAACCAGCTTAGCAGTATCCGAGTTGGTGACATCAGCCTCGAATTGAGGGGTATATGGTAAGAATAAAGAAGCGACGATAATAGTCATTGAGGTTGCCCGTGGTTATTAGTCTGTGGTTTTTTGAATAGGAAGCAATAAATTATAAAGCCAGGACCTGCAATAACGTTTGTACTGTTTTATTGTGATAAAAGATGAAGCGGAATAGCAACGGTACTTAAAACTTATGTCTTAGACTTAATACTATTGAATGTTTGCTCGTCCACTTGATGCTCCCTGGAGTTGCCGTTGCTGCGTGCTGAAGGGGATTAATTAATTCCAGGGGCACCGCGCGAAGCCCAGGAGGACAATTGATTACGTAGGGAAGAAAGGGCCCTTTTAGAAGACTGGCAATTGCAACTCTATCGAGGTTAGGTGTTACACTACGCTGTTCATTGAGGAAGTAGATGAATAAACTTGTTGATGCCCACTGTCATGTTATAACCGACCCAGACAACACATTCTGCGGTGATGATGGAGGGTCCCAGGGTACGTTGCGTTGCGTTATGTCATCAAACCCATATGACTGgaacaatttgaaaaaattggctGGCAGAAGCACAAGTAAAAACGATATATGCGTGGGATTTGGTGTGCATCCTTGGTACAGCCACTTATTTTATGTGGGAAGTCGGCGCGACAAGGTTTCTCACTATCAAGATGTACTGGAGTATAAGAATGAAGAACAGTTCGACAGTTTGGTTCAGGTGCTTCCCGAACCTCTAGATCTTGAAGAgtatataaaaagagaGTTTAACGACACTTTGGTTAGTGTGATTGGAGAAATCGGTCTTGATAAGCTCTTCAGACTTCCTGCAAATGGTTTCTACATGCAGAACGAGAAGGCAAGGCTTACGACAGTGAAGGTCAAACTATCGCATCAAGAAACAGTATTCAGGCGATTTTGCCGACTGGCAAGGCACACAAGCAAGCCCATCTCTATACACGATGTAAAGTGCCACGGGAAACTAAACGATATCTGCAATGAAGAGCTCTTGACGTATCACTCTGTCAAGATATGTTTACATTCGTACACAGGCTCCAAGGAAACGCTTCTGGGCCAATGGCTCAAGAAGTTTCCCCCGGATCGTATTTTTGTGAGCCTATCCAAATGGATTAATTTTAAGGACCCAGAAGAGGGAGATGCCCTGGTCAGGAGCTTGCCCTCAACTTGCATACTTACTGAAACCGACTATCCTATTGACAATCCAGATCCGTCATACCAAAAGGCCCTTACAGAGCAGCTGCAGTATTTGAATGCACAAATCGCACGAGCATGGGACGAGACACTGGATGCCTCACAAGCCGCTTTGCGTGTATACGAAAACTTTCAGAAATTTATCAAGTGAAACGCTTTTGAGGTGGCAGCATAGCACTGTAATGAGATATATTAAGTAGGCTTGCTGTATACCATTTCTTGCTATGCATGTGTTTTAGCAAGGCAACGCCGTTCCGGAAGGGAAAAAGCGctcttttttatatactGTGAAATTTTCAGATTTTAACTTAGAAATTATATAAAAGCGGTTGTGTATCTATTGTGATAATGCAATTCCTTTATAGTTTAGCAAATCGAAGGATAGGTATATACTGAGTAGTAATGGCTAGGCCAGTTAATACAAACGCTGAAACGGAATCGAGAGGCAGACCCACTCAGGGTGGTGGTTACGCAAGTAACAACAATGGCAGCTgtaacaacaacaatggcagcaataataacaataataacaataataataataataataacagcaataacagcaataacaataacgGGCCTACCTCCAGCGGGAGAACCAATGGGAAGCAAAGACTCACAGCTGCACAACAGCAGTACATTAAGAATCTCATAGAGACACATATCACCGACAACCACCCTGATCTGCGCCCCAAGAGTCACCCAA
Coding sequences within:
- the TIF11 gene encoding translation initiation complex factor eIF1A (Translation initiation factor eIF1A; essential protein that forms a complex with Sui1p (eIF1) and 40S ribosomal subunit and scans for start codons; C-terminus associates with Fun12p (eIF5B); N terminus interacts with eIF2 and eIF3; ortholog of bacterial translation initiation factor IF1) — protein: MGKKNTKGGKKGRRGKNDSDGPKRELIYKEEGQEYAQITKMLGNGRVEASCFDGNKRMAHIRGKLRKKVWMGQGDIILVSLRDFQDDQCDVVHKYNLDEARTLKNQGELPENAKINETDNFGFESDEDVNFEFGNADEDDEEGEDEELDIDDI
- the TPS3 gene encoding trehalose 6-phosphate synthase/phosphatase complex subunit (Regulatory subunit of trehalose-6-phosphate synthase/phosphatase; involved in synthesis of storage carbohydrate trehalose; expression is induced by stress conditions and repressed by the Ras-cAMP pathway; TPS3 has a paralog, TSL1, that arose from the whole genome duplication), whose amino-acid sequence is MTIIVASLFLPYTPQFEADVTNSDTAKLVESSMIKVDCNNQELSNNKQERSSSVTSASSHYIGLPQEAQINGEPLQRANVGSPATGVNYHNEMEMLSSEQFLEELTANATHAANSGIPPANNPVSSGSTAQRPSVEEFFSAPSARVCSPSQEASASSISASRSSAHHNDLSSSLMKNPNLSFDSHPPRVRSSSKSAVITPVSKSVPDVDPAVVDVAKVREEFQQQASLPSMKRVSGSTAGDSSIASSSSNLRYSQQFQDNFIEDTDSEDDIDSDLETDATKKYNVPKFGGYSNNAKLRASLMRNSYELFKHLPWTIVDSDKGNGSLKNAVNIAVAEKTVKEPVSWVGTMGIPTDELPHEVCHKISKKLEQDFSSFPVVTDDITFKGAYKNYAKQILWPTLHYQIPDNPNSKAFEDHSWDYYQKVNQKFSDRIVSVYKPGDTIWIHDYHLMLVPQMVREKLPKAKIGFFLHVSFPSSEVFRCLANRERILEGIIGANFVGFQTKEYKRHFLQTCNRLLAADVSNDEVKYHCNIVSVMYAPIGIDYYHLTSQLRNGSVLEWRQLIKERWRNKKLIVCRDQFDRIRGLQKKMLAYERFLIENPEYIEKVVLIQICIGKSSDPEYERQIMVVVDRINSLSSNISISQPVVFLHQDLDFAQYLALNCEADVFLVDALREGMNLTCHEFIVSSFEKNAPLLLSEFTGSSSVLKEGAILINPWDINHVAQSIKRSLEMSPEEKRRRWKKLFKSVIEHDSDNWITKCFEYINNAWESNQETSTVFNLAPEKFCADYKASKKHLFIFKISEPPTSRMLSLLSELSSNNIVYVLSSFTKNTFESLYNGVLNIGLIAENGAYVRVNGSWYNIVEELDWMKEVAKIFDEKVERLPGSYYKIADSMIRFHTENADDQDRVPTVIGEAITHINTLFDDRDIHAYVHKDIVFVQQTGLALAAAEFLMKFYNSGVSPTDNSRISLSRTSSSMSVGNNKKHFQNQVDFVCVSGSTSPIIEPLFKLVKQEVEKNNLKFGYTILYGSSRSTYAKEHINGVNELFTILHDLTAA
- the SAP30 gene encoding Sap30p (Component of Rpd3L histone deacetylase complex; involved in silencing at telomeres, rDNA, and silent mating-type loci; involved in telomere maintenance) translates to MARPVNTNAETESRGRPTQGGGYASNNNGSCNNNNGSNNNNNNNNNNNNNSNNSNNNNGPTSSGRTNGKQRLTAAQQQYIKNLIETHITDNHPDLRPKSHPMDFEEYTDAFLRRYKDHFQLDVPDNLTLQGYLLGSKLGAKTYSYKRNTQGQHDKRIHKRDLANVVRRHFDEHSIKETDCIPQFIYKVKNQKKKFKMEFRG
- a CDS encoding putative endodeoxyribonuclease (hypothetical protein; interacts weakly with Knr4p; YMR262W is not an essential gene) gives rise to the protein MNKLVDAHCHVITDPDNTFCGDDGGSQGTLRCVMSSNPYDWNNLKKLAGRSTSKNDICVGFGVHPWYSHLFYVGSRRDKVSHYQDVLEYKNEEQFDSLVQVLPEPLDLEEYIKREFNDTLVSVIGEIGLDKLFRLPANGFYMQNEKARLTTVKVKLSHQETVFRRFCRLARHTSKPISIHDVKCHGKLNDICNEELLTYHSVKICLHSYTGSKETLLGQWLKKFPPDRIFVSLSKWINFKDPEEGDALVRSLPSTCILTETDYPIDNPDPSYQKALTEQLQYLNAQIARAWDETLDASQAALRVYENFQKFIK